The genomic region TGGTCGACAGGATGGCCGCCGCCGCATTAATCATCTTGCCAAACTCAACGTTGGTAATGGTTGTTAGTTTTTCCTTGGTCATTATTCTACCTAATCGCTTGTGCGAACTCCTTGGACAATCACGTTAACTTCAGCAACACTTACCCCGAGAAAACGGTCCAAGTTATACTTGACCTTCTTTTGAACTGACTGGGAAATGTCATTAAGGCGGTTACCGTACTGAACCACGATATGGACATCGACGCCCAAGCCGTCGTCAGTCTGATGCACAACCACACCCCGACCGTAATTCTCCCGGTTTAGAATCTGGTTAACCCCATCACGAAAAGCAGCTCGTGAGGCCATACCGATTACACCAGGATTTTCAATGGCTGCCCCACCAACGATGGAAGCAATCACGTCGTTATCAATGCCAATATTACCGTTCTTTGTCTTAATTTTAATCGTCATTTACGTCACCTAGGCCTAGTCCGTGGACCGATTTAGGCCCACCATTCGTTCGTAAAACTAAAAAAACCACTATAACAGTGGCTTTTGTTAAACACGTTCAATAGAACCGTTCTTCAAGCCGGCCTTTAACGTACGTGCAGTAAGATAAACTTTCTTGGGTGCGGAACCGTTAATCTTGACCGTTACCTTTTGCAAGTTGGGCTTCCAACTGCGACGGCTAGCATTCAAGGCGTGGGAACGCTGGTTACCAAAACGGGTGCGTGCACCAGTGATTGCATCTTTTGCCATGTCTGACCCTCCTTCTTGAGCTGTTTTATAAGTTTAATTAAAGCTCTTCGTACAACAATAAAATACTTTACCAGAAGAGGGCCGTTTTGACAAGTTAAGCCGTGTATTTTGCCAAGATCTTAGCCAACTGTTCCTTATTCCGGAAACCAGTCAACCGTTCCACGACCTCACCATCCTTCTTCACCAACAAGGTTGGGATGGCCCGGATACCAAATTCGCTTGGTACCTGGGGGTTCTTGTCCACGTCCATCTTCAAGAAGTGAACGCCCTTCTCCTCATCTGAGAGGGCATCAAGGACTGGAGACTGCATCTTACAAGGTCCACACCAAGTTGCCCAAAAGTCAGTGATGGTTACCCCTTTGTTTGAGGCTTCTTCGAAGGTTGCGTCATCAACTACATCTACTGCCATGTTATATTCCTCCATCCTTACTTTGCGTGACCATCAAAATACCGGTGTCAAAGCTGACATGTACCAATTCAGTCACAAATTCATTTGATGACCACATTTTAGGCTTATTTTTCGCTGAAGTCAAGGTATACTTAGCGTCGTGAATTACTAAATTATCAACTAGACCCAAAGGCATAAAGCCTAAATATTTCATGCCCGGCACCTGACGAACCTGGCGGTCACCAGGGGTTAGGTAGGTCACCTGGTTTTGACAGTCCACCAGGACCAATCGGTCAATAATATCCGAAAATTCAGCTTCCGCCGGAAGCCAGAGATTACTGAGCAGGTGGTCAATGCGACCGCCAGTCGCCCCGTAAAGATAAATGACATCCGCCCCTAATTTTTGGGCCTGACGAAGGGCCAGGGCCGTATCGGTGAAATCTTTTTCAGGTGGAAACTGTTCAATTTCAGTATCCTGCAGATGCGCCCGGAGGGTGGCATACTCCGCTTCAGACAGGGAGTCAAAGTCGCCAATAACCGCATTCATCGCCAGACCTTCCTGGTAAAGATACCAGGCGCCGCGGTCAACCCCAATCCATGTGCCCGGTTGGGCAAACAGGTCTTTAGGCCACAAACTAGGTGGGCCACCCGCTAGAATGTTTACACGCATGGCTGCCCCCATTCTGACTTCTCACTTAATCACGCACAACTGAGACGTTCGTGAGTTCCTTGAGCTTTTTAATCTTAGCGGCTGGGTCCTTCTTATCGTAAACATAGGAACCAGAAACAAAGACATTGGCACCGGCAATGTAGGTTTCCTGGATGGTCTGGTCGGTGATACCCCCGTCAACTTCAATGTTAAAGTGCAGGTTGTTCATCGTCCGGTAAGTGTCCAACTGGACAATCTTATCAACGGTTGAAGGTAGGAAGGCCTGGCCACCAAAACCAGGGTTAACCGTCATCACCAGCACTTGGTCAACCATGCCTAGGACTGGTTGGATGGCTGAAACGGGCGTGCCGGGGTTAATCACTACTTCGGCCTTTGCCCCCTGGTCCTTAATCATCTGCAAGGCCCGGTAAATGTGAGGTGTTGCTTCAACGTGGACACCGATGATATCGGCCCCGTTTTGGGCAATTTGATCAACGAATTTTTCGGGATTAACGGCCATCAGGTGTACGTCCAAGACCATGTCAGTCTCAGGGCGTAGCTGCTTAACCCAGTTAGGTCCGTACGAAATGGCGGGCACGAAGTTACCATCCATGATATCAATGTGTAAGTACTGGGCACCAGCCTTTTCAACCAGCTCCACGTCACGTTGTAAGTTTGTGTAATCCGCACTCAAAATTGACGGTGCAATGATTCCTGCCATGAATATTTCCTCTTTCTTTATTACCCGTTATTTAGCTAACTAACGATACTTAATTTTCTTGTTAGCCATCAGGTTGTAAAAGGTCTTGTAGCTATTATAGCGTGATGCTGAGATTGTGCCAAGCGTCACAGCTTCCTTGATTGCACAACCCGGTTCATTAATATGAACACAGCCCCGGAAGCGGCACTGACCACGCAGGGCGCGAAACTCAGGGAAGTACTGATCCAAATCGGTGACTGGAAAGTCAAACACCTCATAGGAAGAAAAGCCCGGGGTATCAGCAATCCAAGTCTGCCACTCGGGAATCGGCAACAGGGCCACCTGCCGGGTGGTATGCTTTCCGCGACTCAGGGCCTTGGAAACCTCACCGACCTCTAGGCCTAATCCCGGGCAAAGTTGGTTAAGCAAGGTTGATTTACCGGCCCCGGTTTGACCCATAAAAACCGTAACCTGGTCCTTTAATATGTTGCCCCACTGCTGGCTCTCATCCTGGTCGGATACCAGTACTGGGTAGCCAATGTTTTGATAATCAGCAATCACAGCAGCAAAGTCGGCCCGTTCCTCGTCGGTTAGCAAATCCATCTTAGAAAAGTAAATGGCCGCTGGCACCTTAGCCGCCTCTAGGGCCACTAACTGCCGATCCAGCAGGTTGGCCGTGAAATTTGGCTCCCGGACTGCCGTTACAATCACTGCCCGGTCTAGGTTAGCAATCGGTGGCCGGACCAGACTGTTTTTACGGGGGTGAATTTTCCAGATAAAGCCGTCATTACTCTGACTATCAAAGTCAACCTCATCACCGACCAGGGGCTTTTGTTTGGACTTCCGGAATTCTCCCCTAGCGCGGGCGCGCAACACTTCCCCGTCGGGACCGGCAATGTCATAGTAGCCACTTAAAGAACGAATTATACGACCTGTTTTCATGAAGATATTGTAGCACAGTTCGCTTCACCCTAGTCTTCCAGCCCGCATACCACAAAAAAACCAGCCGAAGCTGGTTTTTTAATTATGGTTAAACAATTGGTCCCAAAGAGACTGCTGGCCATTATTGTTAGACTGCGTAGTTACATTACCGGTAGCACTGCTAGCGCTACTTGAGCTGCTAGCGCCATTGGAACTAGCCGAACTACTCTGAGAACCATCTGAAATGACGAATTCCAAACCGGTGTCGGTTGAAATGTTGGAACCACCAGGCGTCGATTGGCTCAGCACCTGGTTCTTAGGACTACTATCGTGCTGGGTCCGGAAGTTAACCTTGACCCCATTGCTGTTCGCCCAAGATTCAACGTCTGACCGGCTGCGGCCAGTGAAGTCCGGTACCGAAATCTTAGCCGGTCCAGATGAAACCGTGAAGGTTACGGTCGTGTCACTTGGTACGACCCGCTGATCCGGCCGAATGGATTGGGAAATAATCTTACCAGCGGGTACATCACTGGAGCTCTTCATTTCCTTGTTAACCGTGTAGCCTTGGGCCGTTAACTGGGCCGCAGTCGAGCCGTAGTCCGAATCGGTATAATCGCCAAAACGGACCTTTTCAGCGCCCGACGACAGGGTCAACTTAACCGTGGTGCCCTTCTTAACGCTGGCGCCACTGGCTGGGTTAGTCTTAATCACGCTGCCAGAGGCCACCGTTTTCGAGTTGGAGTAGCTGACATGACTATCCACCTTTAAGCCAAGCTGGTTCAACTTATCACTGGCCTGACTCTGGGTCAGGTTGGAAAGCTCTGGGACCTGAACATAGCTGGACTGAATCCGCATGGCAACCACTGCTGCTACCAGCAACCCAACCAGGCCGACTGCCGCTAGGACCCACTTACGGGGGTCACGGAACTTAATGCCATTGTTGCGCAGGACCTTGCGGACATATTTGGGCGTCCGGTCGACAAGACGACTAATTTCCTCAATTGGGTAGCCCTTGCGGCCATAGTCGATGATTTGCCGGACGACTTCCGCGCTATCATCATCTTCAGCTGAGTTAGCAGGAGCTGATTCTGGCGCAGTCGCAGCGGCCTCACTCATTGGCATTAGCCGGGTCTCATCATCTTCAGCTGGGATGAATTTTGGTTCCCGGGCCCGCCGTGGTGATAGCGAGGTCTTCAAGTCAGCGGCCATGTCGGCAGCGCTGTCGTAGCGCTGGCTAGGGTCCTTAGCGGTCGCCTTCAAAATCACATTCTCTAGGGGTTGGGGAATGCTGGGATCGAAGTCACGCACCGAAGGAATTGGTTCGGTGGCGTGCTTTAAGGCCACCGTGGCCGCCGTATCGCCCTCGTAGGGAACCTTATCGGTCAACAGCTGGTAAAGCATGACCCCCAGGGCGTAAATATCGGACTTGGTTGAAGCCACTTCACCGCGGGTTTGCTCCGGTGAAATGTAGTGGAGGGACCCAATCACATTATGAGTCTGGGTCAAATCCTGACTACTTTTCCCAACCGCAATCCCAAAGTCGGTGATTTTAACCTGGTTATCCCGGTCGATTAAGACGTTTTGTGGCTTTAAATCTCGGTGAATAATGCCGGCCTGGTGGGCGGCCTGGACCGCGTCCAGGATTTGGAGCATGATATCAACCACGAGCTGGAAAGGAATTGGGAAATGCTCGTTAATATAGTCCTTTAAGTCCATCCCATCGACGTATTCCATAACCATGTAGTTGGAACCATCGTACTGGCCCACATCATAAACCTGGACAATGTGGGGGTTGACCAGGGCGGTGGCCGCCGTAGCCTCCTGGTGGAAACGCTCGACGAGATCCTTACGGTCACGCATGTCCAAACGAATCATTTTCAGGGTTACGTCCCGGTCCAGGTATTGGTCCCAGGCCTGATAAACGTTGGCCATTCCGCCGCCGCCCAGAGATCTTATGATGCGGTAACGTCCGTCAATTATAGTACCAGCTTGCATAATACCCCTATCCTCTTACAAGATTGATTCATCACTGTTTCAACAACAGCGCGGTGACGTTATCAGAAGCCGCGTGTTGGTTTGCTGCATTAATTAGTGCCTTGACCAGCTCAGGCAACGGTCGCTTTTGACCAATAATTTCACTCATTTCGGTCAACGACAAGGCCTTGGGCAGGCCATCTGACGTCAAAAACAAGATATCAGCTGGCAAAAACGGGTACCAGTGCATCTCCAAGTTTACCCGGTCATCGACGCCAAGGTACCGGGTTAAACTGTTGGCATTTGGCAAATCATCGTCGTAGTGTTGCCCGTTTTGCCGGGCCAATTCGTTTTTTAAAGTATGGTCAAAGGAAACTTGTTGCAACTGTCCGTCCCGCCAGATATAGGCCTTTGAATCGCCCACGTTAGCCACTAAGAGACGCTGTTCAGTGACAACCCCCAAGACTAAGGTGGTTGCCATCTGGGCCTCACTGGGTTGGCCACTTTCAGCCGCCCGTAGGACGAGTTGGTTTACCCAATCAACCTGGTCATAAATCCAGTTCTCAATGGCTTCGTCGTCATCAAGACTGCTATCCTGCCAGGCTTCCCCTAGCTTTTCAATCGCCATTTGACTGGCCAGGCGGCTGCCCGCATTGCTGGCTACGCCGTCCGCCACCATCACCAAGGGCAGGTTTTGTTGGTTATAAAAGGCCCCAACCTGATCCTGGTTGTCTTTACGTTGGGTACCAATATCAGTTTGATAGGCAATTTCGATCAAGGTTACTCTCTCCGTCGTAGGGTTGCCACAAAAAAACCGTCGGTCTGGTAATCATCAGGGTAGAGATGCAAGGTTTCCCGTCCCTGAGCATCAGTCAAACCCTTGGCCGTTTCAGTTGGTATCAATTCAAAGTCGTCATGGTTCTTCAAAAAAGTCGCAACAACCTGGTCATTTTCCTGTGACAAAATTGTGCAAGTG from Leuconostocaceae bacterium ESL0723 harbors:
- a CDS encoding Asp23/Gls24 family envelope stress response protein: MTIKIKTKNGNIGIDNDVIASIVGGAAIENPGVIGMASRAAFRDGVNQILNRENYGRGVVVHQTDDGLGVDVHIVVQYGNRLNDISQSVQKKVKYNLDRFLGVSVAEVNVIVQGVRTSD
- the rpmB gene encoding 50S ribosomal protein L28, which codes for MAKDAITGARTRFGNQRSHALNASRRSWKPNLQKVTVKINGSAPKKVYLTARTLKAGLKNGSIERV
- the trxA gene encoding thioredoxin, whose product is MAVDVVDDATFEEASNKGVTITDFWATWCGPCKMQSPVLDALSDEEKGVHFLKMDVDKNPQVPSEFGIRAIPTLLVKKDGEVVERLTGFRNKEQLAKILAKYTA
- a CDS encoding thiamine diphosphokinase, with translation MRVNILAGGPPSLWPKDLFAQPGTWIGVDRGAWYLYQEGLAMNAVIGDFDSLSEAEYATLRAHLQDTEIEQFPPEKDFTDTALALRQAQKLGADVIYLYGATGGRIDHLLSNLWLPAEAEFSDIIDRLVLVDCQNQVTYLTPGDRQVRQVPGMKYLGFMPLGLVDNLVIHDAKYTLTSAKNKPKMWSSNEFVTELVHVSFDTGILMVTQSKDGGI
- the rpe gene encoding ribulose-phosphate 3-epimerase, with amino-acid sequence MAGIIAPSILSADYTNLQRDVELVEKAGAQYLHIDIMDGNFVPAISYGPNWVKQLRPETDMVLDVHLMAVNPEKFVDQIAQNGADIIGVHVEATPHIYRALQMIKDQGAKAEVVINPGTPVSAIQPVLGMVDQVLVMTVNPGFGGQAFLPSTVDKIVQLDTYRTMNNLHFNIEVDGGITDQTIQETYIAGANVFVSGSYVYDKKDPAAKIKKLKELTNVSVVRD
- the rsgA gene encoding ribosome small subunit-dependent GTPase A; this encodes MKTGRIIRSLSGYYDIAGPDGEVLRARARGEFRKSKQKPLVGDEVDFDSQSNDGFIWKIHPRKNSLVRPPIANLDRAVIVTAVREPNFTANLLDRQLVALEAAKVPAAIYFSKMDLLTDEERADFAAVIADYQNIGYPVLVSDQDESQQWGNILKDQVTVFMGQTGAGKSTLLNQLCPGLGLEVGEVSKALSRGKHTTRQVALLPIPEWQTWIADTPGFSSYEVFDFPVTDLDQYFPEFRALRGQCRFRGCVHINEPGCAIKEAVTLGTISASRYNSYKTFYNLMANKKIKYR
- the pknB gene encoding Stk1 family PASTA domain-containing Ser/Thr kinase, which gives rise to MQAGTIIDGRYRIIRSLGGGGMANVYQAWDQYLDRDVTLKMIRLDMRDRKDLVERFHQEATAATALVNPHIVQVYDVGQYDGSNYMVMEYVDGMDLKDYINEHFPIPFQLVVDIMLQILDAVQAAHQAGIIHRDLKPQNVLIDRDNQVKITDFGIAVGKSSQDLTQTHNVIGSLHYISPEQTRGEVASTKSDIYALGVMLYQLLTDKVPYEGDTAATVALKHATEPIPSVRDFDPSIPQPLENVILKATAKDPSQRYDSAADMAADLKTSLSPRRAREPKFIPAEDDETRLMPMSEAAATAPESAPANSAEDDDSAEVVRQIIDYGRKGYPIEEISRLVDRTPKYVRKVLRNNGIKFRDPRKWVLAAVGLVGLLVAAVVAMRIQSSYVQVPELSNLTQSQASDKLNQLGLKVDSHVSYSNSKTVASGSVIKTNPASGASVKKGTTVKLTLSSGAEKVRFGDYTDSDYGSTAAQLTAQGYTVNKEMKSSSDVPAGKIISQSIRPDQRVVPSDTTVTFTVSSGPAKISVPDFTGRSRSDVESWANSNGVKVNFRTQHDSSPKNQVLSQSTPGGSNISTDTGLEFVISDGSQSSSASSNGASSSSSASSATGNVTTQSNNNGQQSLWDQLFNHN
- a CDS encoding protein phosphatase 2C domain-containing protein: MIEIAYQTDIGTQRKDNQDQVGAFYNQQNLPLVMVADGVASNAGSRLASQMAIEKLGEAWQDSSLDDDEAIENWIYDQVDWVNQLVLRAAESGQPSEAQMATTLVLGVVTEQRLLVANVGDSKAYIWRDGQLQQVSFDHTLKNELARQNGQHYDDDLPNANSLTRYLGVDDRVNLEMHWYPFLPADILFLTSDGLPKALSLTEMSEIIGQKRPLPELVKALINAANQHAASDNVTALLLKQ